The DNA window GACGATGCATAGTGATGAGACACTCACGGTTATCCCAACAGGCAGCGTCTATCGTGAATTGCTGACGCAGCGCACGGTGTGGGGCATGATGCTGGGCTTTGGTGGCGTGAATTACACGGCGTGGTTATACATCGCGTGGTTGCCGGGATATCTGCAAACGGAACGTCATCTCTCGCTGTCGCAGAGTGGATGGCTTGCGGCGATTCCGTTTCTGGCGGGTGCGTTCGGCATGTTGGCCAGCGGTTTTCTTGCAGATGCGTTTGCTGCACGTGGGTATAAGCTGACTTCGATTCATCGCACGCAGATCATCCTGGGTATGGTGATGAGTGCGGCTGCGTCGTTCTTTGCGTCGCATGCGTATTCGTTGCCTGCCGCGGTCATCAGCATCAGCGTTGCGTTTGGGTTTATCCAGTTTGGCGGCACCAGCGGATGGGGTTATGTGCAGGCGGTCAGTCCGCCACATCTGGTTTCTGCGTTGGGTGCGTTGCAGAATTTTGCAAGCTTCCTGATCGCGTCGGTTGCACCGGTGGTCACGGGTATGATCGTGGATCGCACACATAGTTTTACGCTGGCGTTTGCGGTATGTTCTGCGGTTACGCTGCTGGGTGCGTTGAGTTATGCCACGCTGGCTGCTCCGGGTGGTATGAAGATCGACGATTAGGGTTTCATCGAAAACATGTACTACGGAGTCGTACGGCTTTCCAGAAACATTGCAGGGAGTGGAGAGGAATGCAGGTCCTTCGACTCTGCTCAGGATGACGACCTTACGGTCGTATGAGCGTGCTTTGCACGCTGCCCAGGTTAGCTTCGCGAACCTGGGGCACCCGGTTCTTGGGTTATGGATGCTTTTTTAGCTTTTCCTGAAGCGTTGTAGAGGGTTGAGAAACAAAGCAGGTCCTTCGACTCCGCTCAGGATGACGGCTTTGGCCGTTTGAGCTTCGCTTTCGCGAAGCTGGTTTGGGTTGGTGGCTGAAAGCTTCCTGTGACCTTGGCAGGATGTGAGTTCGTCGGGATTCTTCGCTTCGCTCAGAATGACGTTTTTGGCCGCATGAGCTTCGCTGGGTGAGGGGCTTTATTTGTATGAGCAGTGCTGGATGACGGACTTTGTTTGTATCGCTGGATGCACGGACTATGGGCTTACGAGTTGCTCTGTGATTTCAACAGCGCGTCCACGTCTGCTCGATAGGGCATGCCTGTCTGCGCGCCGGAACGTGTGATGGAAAGTGCGGCGGCGGCGCATGCGAAACGTGCTGCTTCGACGGGAGTGCGGCCTTCTGTGAGCGCAACGGCGAATGCTCCGTTAAAGCAGTCGCCGGCGGCGGTGGTATCTACGGGGCGGAGGTCGGGTGTGGGGACCAGCACAGGCGTTGGCACGTCCGCACCGGCCAGGTAAGCGCCGCGCGGCCCCAGCTTCAGGATGACGTTGCGTGTGCCCAAAGCCAGCAGGCGTTCTGCCGCTTTGGCTTCTGTCATGGCAGTGGTGCGGCCCAGCAGTGTGCGTGTTTCCGATTCGTTTGGCGTGAGCCAGGTAACGCAGCGCAGCAGGTCCAGCGGCAATGGCTGTGCCGGAGCAGGGTCGAGGATGAATGGGATTTTGGCGTCGCCGCATTCCTTTGCCAGCGCTGCAACGGTTTCCAGCGGCGTCTCCAACTGCGCCAGGACGATTGAGGCTTTGCGAATCTCCGCGCGTGCGGCGACGATATCCGCGGGTTGCAGGGTGGCGTTGGCTGCGGGTGTGACGACGATGCTGTTGTTGCCATCTGCGGCTACCGTGATGGCGGCTACGCCGCTTGGGCCTTCCACAGTGACCACCGTGGAGGTGTCAATTTTCTCCACAATCAGCGCATTGCGCAGAAGTTCACCAAAGCTGTCTGCGCCGACGCGTCCGATCATGTGGACGGCGGCTCCCAGGCGCGCGGCCGCGACGGCCTGATTGGCGCCCTTGCCGCCGGGGATGGTAGCAAAACTGCTCCCCAGCAGCGTTTCACCAGGCGTGGGGATGCGGTCCACGGTGCTGACCAGGTCCAGATTGATGCTTCCAACGACAAGGATCACGCTCATGCTGCCTCTTTTCATAGCACGTCATAGCGCGCCGTAATCCTTTGGACGAAAAAAGCGTTGGGATTATTCCCGATTTAGAATGGGAAATAGATACTTTGGCGCGGAACCCGGCGCGCCAACCAGACAGGAAAACGTGGCAGAGATCAAGAACCCTAATCAGGGAGGTGGCGGCTCACAGAGCAATACCACCTTCCTCGTAATGTTGGTCGTCATGTTCGGCGTGTTTGCCGGGCTTCAGTTCTATAAGTCGAAGCAGAAGCAGCCACTGCAGCCGCCTACGGCGCAGACGCAAACCGCGAATGCCCCGGTCAGCGCGCCTACCGGCAGCAAGGCCGAGTTCAACGCGAAGGCGGTGCAGGCCCCCGCGGCCAGCGGTGCCAGCAACACGGTTTCTGCTGCGGCAGAGCAGACCACGACGATTGAAAACGAGCTGTACAAGATCACCTTTACCAATCGCGGCGCCGAAGTGCGCTCGTGGGTGTTGAAGAAGTTCAAGAGCCGCTATGGCGCTCCGCTGGACCTGGTGAATGCGAAGGCGAGCCAGCAGTTTGGCTTCCCCATGTCGCTGCACACATATGACGCAGGCACCACCGCCGGGCTGAAGCAGGCGCTGTTTGTGCCCAGCGCGACAGGCAACCTGACCGCTCCGCAGACCCTGACGTATCACTACACGCAGGGCAACGTGGATGTGACCAAGACGTTCAGCTTTGACAGCACGTACGTGCTGAAGGCAACGGTCAGCGCGACGGTGAATGGATCGCCGGTACGCGCCCTGCTGGCTTGGCCCGCGGGCTTTGGCGACCAGGAGCAGGTGCTGGACTACAACGGATCGCGCATTGAAACGATGAAGGACGGCAAGGCCGAACACATCGAATTCAAGAAGGTTTCCGGCGGCGAAACGCTGAATGCTCCGCTGCAGTATGCGGGCACGTCGGACGGTTATTTTGCCGCGGCTTTTCTGCCCGACGACGCCGGTTCCGCAACCGCAGTCACGCTGCACAACACGATTGACGTGAACAAACTGCACCGCGATGGAACAGTCTCAGAGAAGGCCCTGGATGTTCCGGTGGTGGGAATTGCCGTGGGCAACACGGACAACACCAGCAGCATGCGTGTGTTCGTTGGACCGAAATCCGTGGACGTTCTGAAGGGCATTACGGTCTCGGGATCGAGTGCGACTCTGGAACCGCTCGTCGACTTCGGCTTCTGGGGACCGTTCGCAAAGGCCCTGTTCCTGCTGCTGAACTGGATTCACGATCACGTTGCCAGCAACTGGGGATGGGCGATTGTGGTGCTCACCATCGTGGTGAACGTTGTGATCCTGCCCTTCCGCTACCAGACCATGAAGAGCGGCCTGAAGATGCAGCGTATCCAGCCGCAGATGGACGCCATCAAGGCGAAGTATGCCAAGTACAAGGTGACCGATCCGAAGCGCGCCGACATGAACAGCGAAATCATGGCGCTGCAGAAGGAAAACGGCGTGAACATGTTTGGCGGCTGCGTTCCCACGCTGCTGACGTTCCCGCTGCTGTTTGCCATGCTGGGCATGTTGCCCAAGGTGGTGGAGCTGCGTGAGGCACACTGGTTCTGGCTGCATGACCTGACGGTTGCCGACCCGTACCACATCCTGCCCATTGTGATGGTGCTGACGCAGTTCCTGACGCAGTTCTACATGCCTGCACCGGGCATGGACCCGCAGCAGCAGAAGATGATGGCATTCACCATGCCGCTGTTCTCCGGCTTCATTACGTGGAACTACTCGTCGGGTCTGGCACTGTACTGGTGCGTGGGTAACATCATCATGATCCTGGCGCAGTTTGCCATGAATCAAACCAAGGAAGGCCGCGAGATGCGCGAACTGGCAGCAAAGCGCGCACGCCGCAAGGCAGGCCAGCCGCGCACCATCCAAGGCAAACGATAAACTGCTGAAAATACGCGGGAAGGTGCAACCATCACGGCCTTTCCTGCGTATTTTTAGAAGTAAAACCGATAACCTTTTGCTATGCAGGACGGCCACCGCCCCTGGCGGCGACGATCCTGAGGAAAGAAGACAGCGCCCGCATGCAGGATCTGAAGACCGCAGCCCAGCAGACACAAGACTTTCTGAGAATGCTGACCTCCACCGGTGGGTTCAAACTCCGCTTCCGCATTGTGGCCGGTGCGGGCGCCGCTGATCCGGATGGGCTTGAGGACCGCCTGATCTATGTGGAGTTGAGCGGCCCGGATGAGCAGATGCTGTTGCAGCGCGACGGTGAGTTGCTGCGCTCGCTGGAGCATGTGTGCGCGAAGATTCTGCGCCTGGAGCCGGAAGAACACGACCGCATCAGCTTCGATGCCTGCGGCTATAAGGCGGCCCGTAATCGCGAGATCCTGGACCTGGCCGAAGAGGGCATTGAGGCCGTGAAGAACAGCCGTAAGCCCTATCGCTTTGAGCCCATGAGCAGCCGCGAACGCCGCATGCTGCACCTGGCGCTGAAGCGTGCCGAGGGGCTGCGTACGGAGTCCAGCGGTGAGGGGCCGAGCCGGTTCGTGGTGCTGTACCCGGAAGGCTGGCAGGTACGCGAACGTGATGACCGCGCCGCGAAGATTCGTGAACGCTTCCGTCGTCGATAAAACGCTTATTGCAATTTCTATGTTTCGATTTCACGGCCGTATTCCGCTGGCAGGTGACGTTTCAGGTCACGACTGTCATGCAGGATACGGCCAATTTCAATCGCGCCGTCTTTCCCAATGCGATAGAGCAGGAAGTGACGTGGTTCCTTTACGCGCTCTCCCAAGACATGATCGCGGCTGAAAAAGAGATGATACGTTCTGACGCCTTTCACTTTTAGTTCCGGGCGTTCTTTGGTCCCGAGTCGAAATGGATCGTTGCGGATGTCTTTGAGCGCCTGTGCAAACAAGGCCTCGTAAAGCAGAGCCGCTGCTGCTCCGAAGTTCCGGGAATTCCACGCAAGGATGTCCGCCACATCCCGCTGCGCAGGGCCACTGACACGCAATATGGGGAGATGTTTCTTCGGAGTTGCCATGTGTTAGCTGGCGCGAGCCAAGGCCTTTTTACGTGCGCCTTTCAGGAACGAAGCGATCTCCGCATCAGACCCCAGAGAGATAGAGTCGCCGCGCTCGATGGCATCAAAGCCCTCTTTCGCAGCCGAACGCAGCCATTCGATCCTGGCCTGATCTTCACGTTCGCGTTGTTCCAGCAGTCGAAGCCCTTCCCGCACAATCTCACTGGCATTGCTGAAGCGACCGGACTCAATGGCGGCATCAATGAACTGGTCGAAATGTTCCGTTAAGTTCACGTTGCGCTGCGGCATGGGCAAATTCTCTCGCGCTGTCGATCGATTGTCAATTATTGACTACCCCGTCCGCAGGAGTACTTCGGTCCTGCAAGCGGGATGCAGTGGGTTACTGGAGACGTAGTGTAGTCGTTTCGGTATATTGCGTTCTGTTTTTCGCTTTTACCTTCTGCTAGGCTCATCTGCATGCGAATTACGCCTGCCCTGTTGCTTGCCTGCACAGCCGTTTCTGTGTGCGTTTCACTGCCTGCCCAGACTTCCGTTGCGGACCGTGTGACGGCGCAGAATGCGCTGTTTGAGGAGTATTTCCAGAACGGCCTGAAGCGCAACCCTACTGGCGCAACGTCGTTCGGCGACTACCGCTACAACGATAAGCTGGGCGACTATTCGCTTGCCTCCATCCAGCGTGACCACGCCGAGAACGATGATTTCCTGAAGCGGCTGAAGGCCATCTCCACAGACGGCATGAGCGATACCGATACAACATCGCATGCGCTGTTGCAGGATCGGCTGGAGCGCGGCGATGTGGGCTATGCGCTGAAGAACTATGAGATGCCCATCAATCAGCAGAACGGCGTGCACACCGGAATGGCTGATCTGCCGCTGAGCATGCCGTTCGATTCGGTGAAGCATTACGAGGACTACATTGCGCGTTTGAAGCAGATTCCGCGCGTGCTGAGCGAGACCACGGACGTGATGCGCATTGGCCTGCAAGACGGCCTGATGCCGCCGAAGATCATTACGGAAAAGCTGGCAGGACAGTGCGATGGTGTGGTGAAGGCGAACCCGTTTCTATTGCCCACGAAGAAGTTTCCTGCCAGTTTCAGCGATGCGGATAAGACGCGACTGACGCAGGAGATCCATGATGCAGTGAACGGCGATGTTCTTCCCGCGTATGCCAGGTTCTCCGCGTTCCTGCGCAGTGATTATGCGCCAAAGGGACGCGAGGCGCTCTCGATTGAATCGCTGCCGGATGGCAAGCGCCGCTATGCTGAAGCCGTGAAGCAGATGACGACGCTGGACATTACGCCTGCAGCGGTTCATCAGCTTGGTCTGGATGAGGTGAAGCGCATCACGGCTGAGATGACCGTGCTGGCGAAGAAGGCTGGATACAAGGATCTGGCAACGTGGCGCGCGGCGATCAACAGCGATCCGAAATGGAAGCCGCAGAGCGAAGAACAGATTGTGGAAGACTTCCGCAAGTACATTGCGCAGATGGAGCCGAAGTTGCCGGAGCTGTTCGGTCTGTTGCCAAAGTCGCCTGTCACAGTGGAGCCCATTCCTGATTTTGCCGCTGCGGAAGCCACGCATTACAACGCAGGCACGCCGGATGGAAAACGTCCGGGGCGTGTGGTGGTTGCGGTTGCGAATCCGATGACACGCACGCTGGTGCTGGATGAGGCCGTTGCGTATCACGAGGGAGTGCCGGGCCATCACATGCAGATCAGCGTGGCGCAGCAGTTGAAGGGATTGCCGAAGTTCCGTCTGCGCGGTGGCTATTCGGCTTTCAGTGAAGGCTGGGCGCTGTATGCGGAAGAGCTGGGCAAGGAAGTTGGTTTCTACCAGAACCCTGTCAGCGACTACGGACGTTTGAACAGCGAACTGTTCCGCGCGGTGCGTCTCGTTGTGGACACCGGCATTCATGACAAGGGATGGACACGGCAGCAGGTGATTGATTACATGCACGCCAACGATGTAAACGATGCGCTGGCGCAGACCGAGACCGACCGCTACATTGCATGGCCGGGACAGGCTCTGAGTTACAAGATGGGACAGCTTGAGATTCGCAAGCTGCGCGAGAAAGCAAAGGCGAAGCTGGGCGCGAAGTTCGACATCAAGGCGTTTCATGACGAGGTGCTGAACGGCGGCGCGTTGCCGTTGACCGTGCTGGATGCGCGTGTGTCGAAGTGGATTGACGAGCAGGCGAAGAAGTAAGAGAAAAGCGAAAGAGAGCGTCCGCAAAGGCCGCAGGGTTTCCGCAAAGTGCGCAGTAGGATTTTTTGCGTATATTGCGAATTACTTTGCGTCCTTCGTGGACGCTCTTTTCTTTTCACAAGTTCACTAAGATAAGTGCATGAGTGTTGCGCACGATTTTCTGGACGAAACGACCATTGTTGCTGTTGCAACGCCCGTGGGGCGGGGCGGCATTGGAGTGGTTCGTCTGTCCGGCAACAACGCGCTGTCGATTGCTCAGCAGCTACTCCCAAAGATTTCGGAGTCTGGGCCGCGTCATGCGCACTACGGCATTCTGCGCGATGTGGATGGCACACGCATCGATGACGCTATTGCCACGTATTACAAGGCGCCGCACAGTTATACGGGCGAAGATGTTGTTGAGATTGCCGCTCATGGATCGCCTGTGGTGCTGGATTGGCTGCTGCGACGATGCGTTGCGCTGGGCGCAATGCCGGCACGCGCGGGTGAGTTTACAGAACGCGCGTTTCTGCGTGGACGTCTTGATTTGACGGAAGCAGAAGCCGTGCGCGACCTGATTGATGCACAGACGCTGGAGCAGGCAAAGCTGGCGGCGGAGCAGATGAGCGGCAGCATTGCCGCGGAGATTCGTCCCGCGAAAGATGCGCTGCTTGTTCTGATCGCAACGCTTGAGGCAGGCATCGATTTTGCTGAAGACGACACGCCGACGATGGCGGCGGATGAAATCATTGCGAGCATTCGCACGGTGCAGCAGCCATTGCAGATGTTGGTGGCCAGCTTTACGCACGGCCGTCTGATGCGGGAAG is part of the Terriglobus sp. RCC_193 genome and encodes:
- a CDS encoding MFS transporter, with translation MNSGKQERSLRAHQGITLVLLFAAGIVNFFDRSSLSVANTVVRGELHLNNAQMGWLLSSFSLSYGFAQLGLVAWLDRLGTRVMLGIGLAVWSLAQLLTGFVTSFPVFIILRILLGAGEAPFYPSGIRSVREWFSRGTRGRATALMSSSQTFGLAAAPPLLTLLMLRIGWRGMFEVLGAAGLVVALLWLVLHRPRSATMHSDETLTVIPTGSVYRELLTQRTVWGMMLGFGGVNYTAWLYIAWLPGYLQTERHLSLSQSGWLAAIPFLAGAFGMLASGFLADAFAARGYKLTSIHRTQIILGMVMSAAASFFASHAYSLPAAVISISVAFGFIQFGGTSGWGYVQAVSPPHLVSALGALQNFASFLIASVAPVVTGMIVDRTHSFTLAFAVCSAVTLLGALSYATLAAPGGMKIDD
- the rbsK gene encoding ribokinase gives rise to the protein MSVILVVGSINLDLVSTVDRIPTPGETLLGSSFATIPGGKGANQAVAAARLGAAVHMIGRVGADSFGELLRNALIVEKIDTSTVVTVEGPSGVAAITVAADGNNSIVVTPAANATLQPADIVAARAEIRKASIVLAQLETPLETVAALAKECGDAKIPFILDPAPAQPLPLDLLRCVTWLTPNESETRTLLGRTTAMTEAKAAERLLALGTRNVILKLGPRGAYLAGADVPTPVLVPTPDLRPVDTTAAGDCFNGAFAVALTEGRTPVEAARFACAAAALSITRSGAQTGMPYRADVDALLKSQSNS
- the yidC gene encoding membrane protein insertase YidC, whose translation is MAEIKNPNQGGGGSQSNTTFLVMLVVMFGVFAGLQFYKSKQKQPLQPPTAQTQTANAPVSAPTGSKAEFNAKAVQAPAASGASNTVSAAAEQTTTIENELYKITFTNRGAEVRSWVLKKFKSRYGAPLDLVNAKASQQFGFPMSLHTYDAGTTAGLKQALFVPSATGNLTAPQTLTYHYTQGNVDVTKTFSFDSTYVLKATVSATVNGSPVRALLAWPAGFGDQEQVLDYNGSRIETMKDGKAEHIEFKKVSGGETLNAPLQYAGTSDGYFAAAFLPDDAGSATAVTLHNTIDVNKLHRDGTVSEKALDVPVVGIAVGNTDNTSSMRVFVGPKSVDVLKGITVSGSSATLEPLVDFGFWGPFAKALFLLLNWIHDHVASNWGWAIVVLTIVVNVVILPFRYQTMKSGLKMQRIQPQMDAIKAKYAKYKVTDPKRADMNSEIMALQKENGVNMFGGCVPTLLTFPLLFAMLGMLPKVVELREAHWFWLHDLTVADPYHILPIVMVLTQFLTQFYMPAPGMDPQQQKMMAFTMPLFSGFITWNYSSGLALYWCVGNIIMILAQFAMNQTKEGREMRELAAKRARRKAGQPRTIQGKR
- a CDS encoding protein jag; translated protein: MQDLKTAAQQTQDFLRMLTSTGGFKLRFRIVAGAGAADPDGLEDRLIYVELSGPDEQMLLQRDGELLRSLEHVCAKILRLEPEEHDRISFDACGYKAARNREILDLAEEGIEAVKNSRKPYRFEPMSSRERRMLHLALKRAEGLRTESSGEGPSRFVVLYPEGWQVRERDDRAAKIRERFRRR
- a CDS encoding type II toxin-antitoxin system RelE/ParE family toxin — its product is MATPKKHLPILRVSGPAQRDVADILAWNSRNFGAAAALLYEALFAQALKDIRNDPFRLGTKERPELKVKGVRTYHLFFSRDHVLGERVKEPRHFLLYRIGKDGAIEIGRILHDSRDLKRHLPAEYGREIET
- a CDS encoding type II toxin-antitoxin system ParD family antitoxin, with product MPQRNVNLTEHFDQFIDAAIESGRFSNASEIVREGLRLLEQREREDQARIEWLRSAAKEGFDAIERGDSISLGSDAEIASFLKGARKKALARAS
- a CDS encoding DUF885 family protein, whose product is MRITPALLLACTAVSVCVSLPAQTSVADRVTAQNALFEEYFQNGLKRNPTGATSFGDYRYNDKLGDYSLASIQRDHAENDDFLKRLKAISTDGMSDTDTTSHALLQDRLERGDVGYALKNYEMPINQQNGVHTGMADLPLSMPFDSVKHYEDYIARLKQIPRVLSETTDVMRIGLQDGLMPPKIITEKLAGQCDGVVKANPFLLPTKKFPASFSDADKTRLTQEIHDAVNGDVLPAYARFSAFLRSDYAPKGREALSIESLPDGKRRYAEAVKQMTTLDITPAAVHQLGLDEVKRITAEMTVLAKKAGYKDLATWRAAINSDPKWKPQSEEQIVEDFRKYIAQMEPKLPELFGLLPKSPVTVEPIPDFAAAEATHYNAGTPDGKRPGRVVVAVANPMTRTLVLDEAVAYHEGVPGHHMQISVAQQLKGLPKFRLRGGYSAFSEGWALYAEELGKEVGFYQNPVSDYGRLNSELFRAVRLVVDTGIHDKGWTRQQVIDYMHANDVNDALAQTETDRYIAWPGQALSYKMGQLEIRKLREKAKAKLGAKFDIKAFHDEVLNGGALPLTVLDARVSKWIDEQAKK